A window from Cryptomeria japonica chromosome 1, Sugi_1.0, whole genome shotgun sequence encodes these proteins:
- the LOC131042470 gene encoding SAGA-associated factor 11 isoform X3, protein MANEANGKKEMLVFTELLDSVIIDVASECHRAARLGLDPRLNVDEEEEIRVSMEARAMAEDPDNGGKYTVDLFGQSHPAVASDIFNCMNCGRSVVAGRFAPHLEKCTGKVF, encoded by the exons ATGGCTAACGAAGCTAATGGAAAG AAAGAGATGTTGGTGTTTACAGAGCTGCTGGATTCTGTGATAATTGACGTGGCTTCCGAGTGCCACAGAGCGGCGCGGCTGGGGCTCGATCCGAGGCTGAACGttgatgaggaggaggagattagGGTTTCCATGGAGGCCAGGGCCATGGCTGAAGACCCAGACAATGGTGGTAAATACACTGTCGATTTGTTTGGACAGAGCCATCCTGCTGTGGCCAGTGATATTTTTAATTGTATGAACTGTGGGAGGTCGGTTGTGGCTGGTAGATTTGCTCCTCACCTGGAAAAATGCACGGGGAAG